One segment of Sulfitobacter sp. W027 DNA contains the following:
- the dctP gene encoding TRAP transporter substrate-binding protein DctP, whose product MKTKLLATALATLMAVSPAIAETLKMSHVRPQDATIDVELRSFATSVAEATSGSVEIQLFPASALGDYTAVQERISVGALDMATQPAAAAADRRMQISSFPYLAETWAQAQKIYGPGGAVREVMNGLYAEQDITVLAAYPVYFGGIALNVENANPASTEPNGIKVRVPGVKSFQLEGEALGYIPSPIPFSEAFTAVQTGVVDGVIGSGAEGYYASFRDVTKTYIPANTHFEVWYMIISNESLAALSDADQAALKEQAAAFEATRWTVAEADQARNEQRLVDDLGATVAKLTEDDLAAMSAKVRAEVWPQVLEDVGAEWGQAILDKVAAAAE is encoded by the coding sequence GGCGGTCTCACCGGCCATTGCTGAAACCCTCAAGATGAGCCATGTGCGTCCACAGGACGCCACCATTGATGTCGAGTTGCGCAGCTTCGCCACCTCTGTGGCCGAAGCGACGAGTGGCTCGGTTGAGATCCAGCTCTTCCCGGCCTCAGCACTTGGCGACTACACGGCCGTGCAGGAACGCATCAGCGTTGGCGCGCTCGACATGGCGACACAGCCCGCTGCTGCTGCCGCAGATCGGCGCATGCAGATTTCATCCTTCCCCTACTTGGCCGAGACATGGGCCCAGGCGCAGAAAATCTACGGGCCGGGCGGCGCAGTGCGCGAGGTGATGAACGGGCTCTATGCCGAGCAGGATATCACCGTATTGGCGGCATATCCGGTCTACTTTGGCGGCATCGCGCTGAACGTCGAAAACGCAAACCCTGCCAGCACCGAGCCTAACGGCATCAAGGTGCGCGTTCCCGGCGTAAAATCCTTCCAGTTGGAAGGTGAAGCCTTGGGCTACATCCCGTCGCCAATCCCGTTCTCGGAAGCCTTCACCGCTGTGCAGACTGGCGTTGTCGATGGGGTCATCGGCTCGGGTGCCGAAGGGTATTACGCCTCCTTCCGCGACGTGACCAAAACCTACATCCCGGCCAATACCCACTTTGAAGTCTGGTACATGATCATCTCAAACGAAAGCCTCGCAGCGCTTTCCGACGCAGATCAGGCCGCGCTGAAAGAGCAGGCGGCGGCCTTTGAGGCGACCCGCTGGACCGTGGCCGAGGCGGACCAGGCGCGCAATGAACAGCGCCTTGTCGACGACTTGGGGGCAACAGTCGCCAAGCTGACCGAAGACGATCTTGCCGCGATGTCGGCCAAGGTGCGCGCCGAAGTCTGGCCACAAGTTCTGGAGGATGTCGGCGCCGAATGGGGCCAAGCGATCCTTGATAAAGTGGCCGCGGCGGCTGAGTAA
- a CDS encoding FAD-binding oxidoreductase: MTSDYAIIGGGIVGLSTAWGLLKRGLRVTVLDGDDGSFRASRGNFGLVWVQGKGLNAPGYARWSQRSAAAWSGFAAELSDATGFDLGLEQRGGYDLHFSEESLEATVAKYEGLRAELGGDYPYEVLGHNALRREEPAIGPKVVGAVLHHQDGHANPLKLLRALADDVRRLGGVVLNGKRVTDATKTDLFRITCSDGTEVRAQKTVLSAGLGAMTLGPKLGFKAPIRPQRGQVLITEKLPKLINRPSLIARQVDEGGIQIGATNEEVGLDDHVTQPGLSGLSAEAIAAFPVLAKAQLVRSWGALRILSPDGLPIYQQSTEMPGAYLVTCHSGITLAAAHARLLPAWLEAAGDAPDLEIFSEARF, encoded by the coding sequence ATGACATCGGACTATGCCATCATCGGCGGCGGGATCGTCGGCCTTTCTACGGCTTGGGGTCTGCTCAAGCGCGGCCTGCGGGTGACCGTTCTGGACGGCGACGACGGATCGTTCCGCGCCAGCCGCGGCAACTTTGGTCTTGTCTGGGTGCAGGGCAAGGGCCTGAACGCGCCGGGCTATGCCAGATGGTCCCAAAGATCGGCGGCTGCATGGTCGGGTTTTGCGGCAGAACTGTCCGACGCCACGGGCTTTGACCTCGGCTTGGAACAACGCGGCGGCTATGATCTGCATTTCTCGGAAGAGAGCCTTGAGGCAACGGTTGCAAAATACGAAGGGTTAAGGGCCGAACTGGGCGGCGATTACCCCTATGAGGTCTTGGGCCACAACGCGCTGCGCCGCGAAGAACCGGCGATTGGCCCGAAAGTCGTGGGCGCGGTCCTGCACCATCAGGACGGCCACGCAAATCCGCTCAAGCTGCTGCGCGCACTGGCAGATGATGTGCGCCGCCTTGGCGGGGTTGTCCTCAATGGGAAGCGGGTCACGGATGCCACCAAGACGGATCTGTTCCGCATCACCTGTTCAGACGGGACAGAGGTGCGGGCGCAGAAGACCGTACTGTCTGCCGGACTCGGCGCGATGACGCTGGGGCCGAAGCTGGGTTTCAAAGCGCCCATCAGGCCACAGCGCGGGCAGGTGCTGATCACTGAAAAACTGCCGAAACTCATCAACCGCCCTTCGCTCATCGCACGTCAGGTGGACGAGGGCGGCATCCAGATCGGGGCCACCAACGAAGAGGTCGGTCTGGACGATCACGTCACCCAGCCGGGGTTGTCCGGTCTTTCCGCCGAGGCAATCGCCGCCTTTCCGGTGCTCGCCAAGGCACAGCTTGTGCGCAGTTGGGGTGCGCTGCGCATTCTGTCCCCAGACGGGCTGCCGATCTATCAACAAAGTACCGAAATGCCCGGTGCCTATCTTGTGACCTGCCACAGCGGGATCACCCTTGCAGCCGCCCATGCCCGGCTCCTGCCCGCGTGGCTCGAAGCGGCAGGCGACGCCCCGGATTTGGAGATATTCAGTGAAGCCCGCTTCTAG
- a CDS encoding RidA family protein: MIERIDTGQRMSKIVKHNGVVYLCGQVGDGATVTEQTTDCLSRIETLLEKAGSSPDCILQAIIWLADMADFGEMNAVWDAWVPAGAAPARACGETRLAREALKVEIIITAASAG; this comes from the coding sequence ATGATAGAACGTATCGACACAGGTCAGCGGATGAGCAAGATCGTCAAGCATAACGGCGTCGTCTATCTGTGCGGACAGGTTGGTGACGGGGCGACCGTCACAGAGCAAACCACGGATTGCCTGTCGCGCATCGAGACCTTGCTGGAAAAGGCAGGCTCCTCTCCAGATTGCATTTTACAGGCAATCATTTGGCTCGCCGACATGGCTGATTTTGGCGAAATGAATGCGGTTTGGGACGCATGGGTCCCGGCAGGCGCCGCGCCAGCGCGTGCATGCGGAGAGACGCGGCTTGCACGAGAAGCGCTAAAGGTCGAGATAATTATTACGGCTGCTTCTGCTGGGTGA
- a CDS encoding TRAP transporter substrate-binding protein, translating to MKFSKFARSTTAGVIAGAVSLAALASAATAETVRLRFHTFYGTEIDPIADKFKDAVKEASDGSLRIQYFRGGELVASDQFADAVSKGTLDIVHGHGGYWSGQVDIGNIEAGLPGAWTSVEEAKSIFESEEVNTLLTEAYEEAGTVFLGKGYGHNYDLLTKEPVTSLEDLKTRKIRATSNVAKVLDYFGIPTVYLPAQELYISMSTGVIDGAIYGGPVEYEQLKLHETAKHYTYLNMLMPGWTETFLANPAKWEALSDEHKAILEEAIAQFAEDIHNWLAEGNENVAEGTFEYATLPEADSKELTVAAQTVWQEEAERSARNKAFIDALVANAKAQGRLK from the coding sequence ATGAAATTCAGTAAATTTGCCCGTTCCACCACAGCCGGTGTGATCGCAGGTGCCGTCTCTCTCGCCGCTTTGGCCAGTGCTGCCACGGCAGAAACCGTTCGACTGCGTTTCCACACATTTTACGGAACAGAGATTGACCCGATCGCGGACAAGTTCAAAGACGCGGTGAAAGAGGCCTCCGACGGGTCGCTGCGCATCCAGTACTTCCGCGGCGGTGAGCTTGTCGCCTCCGACCAGTTTGCGGATGCGGTCTCCAAAGGCACGCTCGACATCGTACATGGACATGGCGGCTATTGGTCCGGTCAGGTCGACATCGGCAATATCGAAGCGGGCCTGCCGGGCGCGTGGACCAGCGTTGAAGAAGCGAAATCGATCTTTGAAAGCGAAGAGGTCAACACGCTGCTGACCGAAGCCTATGAAGAGGCCGGGACGGTCTTTCTGGGCAAGGGCTATGGCCATAACTATGACCTGCTGACCAAAGAGCCTGTTACCTCTCTCGAAGACCTCAAGACCCGCAAAATCCGCGCGACGTCGAACGTGGCGAAGGTTCTGGATTACTTTGGTATTCCAACGGTCTACCTGCCCGCGCAGGAGCTTTACATCAGCATGTCCACCGGCGTGATCGACGGTGCGATCTATGGTGGCCCAGTTGAATATGAGCAGCTGAAACTGCACGAGACCGCCAAGCATTACACCTATCTGAATATGCTCATGCCCGGCTGGACCGAGACATTCCTCGCCAACCCCGCAAAATGGGAAGCGCTGTCGGATGAGCATAAGGCGATCCTTGAAGAAGCCATCGCGCAGTTCGCCGAGGACATCCACAACTGGCTGGCCGAGGGCAATGAGAACGTCGCCGAAGGCACTTTCGAATACGCCACCCTGCCCGAAGCAGACTCCAAAGAGCTGACCGTTGCCGCGCAGACTGTCTGGCAGGAAGAAGCTGAACGCTCCGCGCGCAACAAGGCGTTCATCGACGCGCTGGTTGCCAATGCCAAGGCGCAGGGCCGCCTGAAATGA
- a CDS encoding TRAP transporter small permease subunit, with translation MKPVTRYLVLQDGLSDFVGRAISWLSLALIGVLMLEIVARYFLNAPTIWAHEASTMIYGAFCLLAGAYTLRYRGHVRSEVLYGIMGPRGKAFCDTIVFSIGLVVLLVFLKLSVEFAADSWAVREYSNKSIWQPPLYPIKTVIPIAVGLVILQNIAELLRAVLTLFGVAYDDPREGELESEVDPVLLDALKK, from the coding sequence ATGAAGCCAGTGACAAGGTATCTTGTCCTTCAGGATGGCCTGTCCGACTTTGTCGGGCGGGCTATTTCTTGGCTCAGTCTGGCGCTAATCGGGGTGCTGATGCTGGAGATTGTCGCGCGGTATTTCTTAAATGCGCCGACCATTTGGGCGCATGAGGCCAGCACGATGATCTATGGCGCATTCTGCCTTTTGGCGGGCGCCTATACGCTGCGCTACCGCGGACATGTGCGTTCCGAAGTGCTCTACGGCATCATGGGGCCACGCGGCAAAGCCTTCTGCGACACCATTGTGTTCTCAATCGGCCTCGTGGTGCTTTTGGTCTTTCTGAAACTGTCGGTCGAGTTTGCCGCAGATAGTTGGGCGGTGCGCGAATATTCCAATAAAAGCATTTGGCAGCCGCCACTTTACCCGATCAAAACGGTGATCCCAATCGCTGTCGGTCTGGTGATCCTGCAAAATATTGCAGAACTTCTGCGGGCTGTGCTGACGCTCTTTGGCGTTGCTTATGACGACCCGCGAGAGGGTGAGTTGGAAAGCGAAGTTGATCCCGTTCTGCTGGATGCCCTGAAGAAATAA
- a CDS encoding (2Fe-2S)-binding protein, with protein sequence MKPASSFRELTPAPESALADVRFGTRAVRLPLGENLAAALLLAGIMPFRLTPVSGAPRGPFCMMGACFDCLVEIDGVTRQACMLTVTEDMAIDMPAAGKGDGDA encoded by the coding sequence GTGAAGCCCGCTTCTAGTTTCCGCGAACTCACGCCCGCCCCCGAAAGTGCGCTTGCTGATGTGCGCTTTGGCACACGCGCCGTACGTTTGCCCTTAGGCGAAAACCTTGCCGCCGCGCTCCTTTTGGCGGGGATCATGCCCTTTCGCCTGACCCCTGTGTCGGGCGCGCCGCGTGGGCCGTTTTGCATGATGGGCGCCTGTTTCGACTGTCTGGTCGAGATCGACGGCGTGACGCGGCAGGCCTGTATGCTAACGGTGACCGAGGATATGGCAATCGACATGCCCGCCGCGGGTAAAGGAGACGGCGATGCGTGA
- a CDS encoding NAD(P)/FAD-dependent oxidoreductase has product MREVDLIIIGAGPAGMSAAGRAAECGLSVVILDEQPVAGGQIYRDVDRASALRGDILGKDFTEGQKLTQRLDHKNITHLKGAVVWQIEDGPRVSYTHAGQGGTVCAKRLLLATGALERPMPIPGWTLPGVMTAGAAQILLKQSGIACKGAVLVGSGPLLYLIGSQMVRAGVPPLALVETQTRHDFIGSLRHLGGALRGWRYLLKGAAMLWHLRRARVPRYVAASSLAIEGKEAAQAVAFTSKGKSRRIACETVLLHHGVVPNTQTARSIDIPHQWDEEQACFVPQCDEWGRTPKTDVFIAGDGAGIGGAKAAALAGEIAALDIACDLGQLTSADRDAAARPLRARLINERAARPFIDSAYPPYAAALAPQDATIVCRCEEVTAGDIRRMAGLGCTGPNQTKAFGRAGMGPCQGRYCGLTVTRLLADANGVSPDETGHYRIRPPIKPVTLGEIAAMTPQETKADSK; this is encoded by the coding sequence ATGCGTGAGGTTGATCTGATCATCATCGGCGCGGGCCCCGCCGGAATGTCTGCCGCAGGACGCGCCGCCGAGTGTGGTCTGTCCGTCGTGATTTTGGACGAACAGCCCGTCGCGGGGGGGCAGATCTACCGCGACGTAGACCGCGCCAGCGCCCTGCGCGGCGATATTCTGGGTAAGGATTTCACCGAAGGCCAGAAACTGACGCAGCGGTTGGACCATAAGAATATCACCCATCTAAAAGGTGCCGTGGTCTGGCAAATCGAAGACGGGCCGCGTGTGTCCTATACCCACGCGGGGCAGGGCGGCACCGTCTGCGCGAAACGCCTGCTTCTGGCCACAGGGGCGCTTGAGCGGCCCATGCCCATACCGGGATGGACGCTACCCGGTGTGATGACAGCGGGGGCCGCGCAGATACTTCTCAAGCAATCCGGCATCGCCTGCAAAGGCGCAGTTCTGGTGGGGTCTGGGCCGCTATTGTATTTAATCGGGTCGCAAATGGTGCGGGCAGGCGTTCCGCCCCTCGCGCTGGTCGAGACCCAAACACGCCATGATTTCATCGGGTCGCTTCGGCATCTTGGCGGGGCACTGCGGGGGTGGCGCTATCTGCTGAAGGGGGCGGCGATGCTCTGGCACCTACGCCGCGCCCGTGTGCCGCGCTATGTGGCTGCGAGCAGTCTTGCCATCGAGGGCAAAGAGGCCGCTCAGGCGGTGGCTTTCACCAGCAAAGGCAAAAGCCGCCGCATTGCCTGCGAAACGGTCTTGCTCCATCACGGTGTCGTCCCAAACACACAGACCGCGCGATCCATCGATATTCCGCATCAGTGGGATGAGGAACAAGCCTGTTTTGTACCACAATGCGACGAATGGGGGCGCACGCCGAAAACCGATGTGTTCATCGCAGGGGACGGGGCCGGGATCGGTGGAGCAAAAGCCGCCGCTTTGGCCGGGGAAATCGCAGCCTTAGACATCGCCTGTGATCTTGGCCAGCTTACAAGCGCAGACCGGGACGCAGCCGCGCGTCCGTTGCGCGCGCGCTTGATCAACGAACGCGCCGCGCGGCCTTTCATCGACAGCGCCTATCCTCCCTACGCGGCGGCACTCGCCCCGCAAGACGCCACCATCGTCTGCCGATGCGAAGAGGTCACGGCGGGCGACATCAGGCGTATGGCTGGGTTGGGCTGCACGGGGCCCAACCAGACCAAAGCCTTTGGCCGCGCCGGGATGGGGCCGTGTCAGGGGCGATACTGCGGGCTGACGGTCACCCGCCTGTTGGCTGACGCCAACGGAGTGTCGCCCGATGAAACCGGCCATTACCGCATTCGCCCTCCGATCAAACCCGTCACACTCGGAGAGATCGCGGCGATGACACCACAAGAAACAAAGGCAGACAGCAAATGA
- a CDS encoding TRAP transporter large permease subunit: MADLDPLAITAIMFASMLVLMAMGAPLAWALTISGVGSAYVLWGPGGLDLLVSSTFSAMDNFLLVALPLFIFMGLVLQRSGITDDLFGLIHKLMGGVSGGLGVGTVIICALIAAMAGVSGAATVSLGIIALPAMLKRGYDKRLVTGTIMAGGALGFLIPPSVLMIIYAFLSRDSVGKLFAAGLMPGLMLAGIYMVYILIRCRLNPDLGPPTPVDERYSGIEKLKALRHLIAPGLLITAVLGCIIGGVTSPSEASAIGAFGALLIAALHGRLNWDLLRYVMLTTTKLMGMLMWITIAAVFFSKIYVGLGAGMIVGELIEDFDVSPIWVIIAMLATYFILGMFLDDFAIVFITVPLFVPIVRELGYDTTWFAVLFILSMQSAYLTPPFGYNLFYMRSVAPKEITIVDIYWSAIPFVLLQIFGLALVVAFPQIALWLPGILFN; encoded by the coding sequence ATGGCTGATCTCGATCCGCTCGCAATCACCGCGATTATGTTCGCGTCGATGCTGGTGCTTATGGCGATGGGCGCCCCCTTGGCATGGGCCTTGACGATCTCTGGCGTGGGCAGCGCCTATGTGCTTTGGGGTCCCGGCGGGCTCGACCTTCTGGTCAGTTCGACCTTTAGCGCGATGGACAACTTCCTGTTGGTGGCGCTGCCGCTGTTCATCTTTATGGGGCTGGTCCTGCAACGCTCGGGCATCACCGACGATTTGTTCGGGCTGATCCATAAGCTGATGGGCGGCGTCTCAGGCGGCTTGGGCGTCGGCACTGTGATTATCTGCGCGCTGATCGCGGCGATGGCGGGGGTCTCTGGGGCGGCTACTGTCTCTCTTGGCATCATCGCGCTGCCTGCGATGCTCAAACGGGGGTATGACAAGCGGCTGGTCACCGGCACGATCATGGCCGGGGGCGCGCTTGGCTTTCTGATCCCGCCATCGGTTTTGATGATCATCTACGCCTTTTTGTCGCGCGACTCAGTGGGCAAGCTCTTTGCCGCCGGGTTGATGCCGGGTTTGATGCTGGCGGGGATCTATATGGTCTATATCCTGATCCGCTGCCGTCTGAACCCGGATCTCGGCCCCCCCACGCCGGTCGACGAACGCTATAGCGGGATCGAAAAGCTCAAGGCCCTGCGGCATCTTATTGCACCCGGCCTGCTGATCACGGCCGTATTGGGCTGCATCATCGGCGGGGTCACCTCGCCGTCAGAGGCGTCTGCAATCGGTGCCTTTGGTGCGCTGCTCATCGCGGCGCTGCACGGTCGGCTGAACTGGGACCTGTTGCGCTACGTCATGCTGACCACGACAAAGCTGATGGGCATGTTGATGTGGATCACCATCGCGGCGGTGTTCTTCTCCAAGATCTATGTTGGCCTTGGAGCGGGCATGATCGTGGGCGAATTGATCGAGGATTTCGACGTTTCTCCGATCTGGGTGATCATCGCGATGCTGGCGACCTATTTCATCCTCGGCATGTTTCTGGACGACTTTGCCATCGTCTTTATCACCGTGCCGCTCTTTGTGCCGATTGTCCGTGAATTGGGCTATGACACGACATGGTTCGCCGTGCTGTTCATCCTGTCGATGCAATCGGCTTATCTGACGCCGCCTTTTGGCTACAACCTGTTCTATATGCGCTCCGTGGCCCCCAAGGAGATCACCATTGTCGACATCTATTGGTCAGCGATCCCCTTCGTGTTGCTACAGATTTTCGGGCTGGCGCTGGTTGTTGCCTTTCCGCAGATCGCGCTTTGGCTGCCGGGCATTCTGTTCAACTAA